A region from the Zonotrichia albicollis isolate bZonAlb1 chromosome 17, bZonAlb1.hap1, whole genome shotgun sequence genome encodes:
- the OPRL1 gene encoding nociceptin receptor: MDPLFPARIFEDPDLRKLLNDSSMLNLSFLPSNWFNNSTGDGFLPLSIKITIVVVYSIVCIVGLVGNCSVMYVIVRFTKMKTATNIYIFNLALADTLCLMTLPFQGTDTFLGFWPFGNVLCKIAISIDYYNMFTSTFTLTMMSVDRYIAICHPIKALDIRTPHKAKVVNVCIWALASVFGIPAMVMGSAENENNEIDCLIKLPSPVDYWDPVFGICVFLFSFMIPVLIITICYSLMIRRLKNVRVLSGSKEKDRNLRRITRMVLVVVAVFIVCWTPIQIFVLVQCLGAKAESELELAISCFCTALGYANSSLNPVLYAFLDENFKACFKKFCFPTAFRTELQMSNRMCSIAKDVAYACKNSEGTNNPA, encoded by the exons ATGGACCCGCTCTTCCCTGCCCGCATTTTTGAAGACCCCGACCTGAGGAAGCTGCTGAACGACTCCTCCATGCTCAACCTGAGCTTTCTGCCCAGCAACTGGTTCAACAACAGCACCGGGGACGGTTTCCTGCCGCTCAGCATCAAGATCACCATCGTGGTCGTCTACTCCATCGTGTGCATCGTGGGGCTGGTGGGCAACTGCTCCGTCATGTATGTGATCGTCAG ATTCACAAAGATGAAGACAGCCACCAACATTTACATCTTTAACCTCGCCCTGGctgacaccctgtgcctgatGACCTTGCCCTTCCAGGGAACAGACACATTCCTGGGCTTCTGGCCCTTTGGCAATGTCCTGTGCAAGATTGCCATCTCCATTGACTACTACAACATGTTCACCAGCACCTTCACGCTGACCATGATGAGCGTGGACCGCTACATCGCCATCTGCCACCCCATCAAAGCCCTGGACATCCGCACGCCCCACAAGGCCAAGGTGGTCAATGTTTGCATCTGGGCACTGGCTTCTGTCTTTGGCATCCCAGCCATGGTCATGGGATCTGCAGAGAACGAGAACAATG AGATTGATTGTCTAATTAAGCTCCCTTCTCCCGTGGACTACTGGGACCCAGTGTTTGGCATCTGCGtctttctcttctccttcaTGATCCCTGTGTTGATCATCACCATTTGCTACAGCCTCATGATCCGGCGGCTCAAGAACGTCCGCGTCCTCTCGGGCTCCAAGGAGAAGGACCGCAACCTGCGGCGCATCACCCGCatggtgctggtggtggtggcagtCTTCATCGTTTGCTGGACTCCCATCCAGATCTTCGTGCTGGTGCAGTGCTTGGGAGCCAAGGCAGAGAGCGAGCTGGAGCTGGCCATCTCTTGCTTCTGCACCGCGCTGGGCTACGCCAACAGCAGCCTGAACCCCGTGCTCTATGCCTTCCTGGATGAGAACTTCAAGGCGTGCTTCAAGAAGTTCTGCTTCCCCACCGCCTTCAGGACCGAGCTGCAGATGTCCAACAGGATGTGCAGCATCGCCAAGGATGTGGCCTACGCCTGCAAGAACTCGGAGGGGACTAACAATCCGGCCTGA